Proteins encoded within one genomic window of Desertibacillus haloalkaliphilus:
- a CDS encoding sigma-54 interaction domain-containing protein codes for MKIKEITALPFPIIVTEEDGLIKDYNHNAQQVLQTIARGEHLTKLVKTIYESKSYQLVSYKGKNYLLLSKTEDTEIFYMLFNGDDHYNLMEKLKELDKSNRELDAIIENSYDGIYITDRDGMTLKTNSAIERITGIPKHYYVGKNINELIRRGILKASVTPRVVETRDTVSLVQKNHNQKETLLTGSPIFNEEGEIEKVVTNIRDLSDLNKLTEQLNKAQKLNEKYKHELEKLKAHTRQDPHIILNSKKMQELFTIAERLANVDTTVLILGETGVGKDVFARHLYRVSNRYDQGKFIKVNCGAIPKDLLESELFGYEAGAFSGANRSGKPGMFELADQGILFLDEVGELPLALQVKLLRVLQEKEIQRVGGTKMKKVNVRVVAATNQDLKQMVRDGEFREDLYYRLHVVPVSIPPLRERRDDILPLVQYFIDQNNQKYEISKSFDRDLKEFCYHYHWPGNVRELSNLVERLMLTVPTKVLKRKDLPDEYHTKEEQVTMTIVDDQPQPKIKKLKEAVEDAEAETLRQAAQTWKTTYEIAKQLETSQATVVRKLKKYHISFE; via the coding sequence ATGAAAATAAAAGAGATCACCGCTTTACCATTTCCTATTATCGTTACAGAAGAAGACGGGCTGATCAAAGACTATAATCATAATGCCCAACAGGTTCTTCAAACCATTGCTAGAGGAGAACATCTAACAAAATTAGTAAAGACAATTTATGAGAGTAAATCGTACCAACTCGTTTCATACAAAGGTAAAAACTATCTACTCCTCTCGAAAACTGAAGACACTGAAATCTTCTATATGCTGTTTAACGGTGACGATCATTACAATTTAATGGAAAAACTAAAAGAATTGGATAAATCGAACCGTGAGTTAGATGCTATTATTGAAAACTCTTATGATGGCATATATATCACTGATCGTGACGGAATGACATTAAAAACAAATTCAGCAATAGAACGAATTACCGGTATCCCTAAACATTATTACGTCGGGAAAAACATCAATGAATTGATCAGACGGGGTATTTTAAAAGCATCCGTAACTCCAAGAGTTGTTGAAACAAGAGATACTGTTAGCTTAGTTCAAAAAAACCATAATCAAAAAGAAACATTATTAACCGGTAGCCCCATTTTTAATGAAGAAGGTGAAATTGAAAAAGTTGTTACCAATATCCGTGACCTTTCTGACCTTAATAAGTTAACGGAACAGTTGAATAAAGCCCAAAAATTAAATGAAAAATATAAACACGAATTAGAAAAATTGAAAGCGCATACCAGGCAAGATCCACACATTATCTTAAACAGTAAAAAGATGCAAGAACTTTTTACGATTGCAGAACGTTTGGCCAATGTCGATACAACCGTTTTAATTCTTGGTGAAACAGGTGTCGGAAAAGATGTGTTTGCAAGGCACTTATACCGAGTCAGCAACCGCTATGATCAAGGAAAGTTTATCAAAGTCAACTGTGGAGCCATCCCTAAAGACTTGCTTGAATCAGAACTATTTGGGTATGAAGCTGGCGCCTTTTCTGGTGCAAATCGATCCGGCAAACCCGGAATGTTCGAATTAGCTGATCAAGGCATCCTGTTTCTAGATGAGGTAGGTGAGCTACCACTAGCCCTGCAAGTAAAATTATTACGAGTCCTTCAAGAAAAAGAGATTCAACGAGTTGGCGGTACAAAAATGAAAAAGGTTAATGTTAGGGTGGTTGCTGCTACCAATCAGGATCTCAAACAAATGGTTCGCGATGGTGAATTTCGCGAAGACCTTTACTATCGATTGCATGTTGTACCTGTATCGATCCCACCATTGCGAGAGCGTCGAGACGACATTTTACCACTGGTCCAATATTTCATTGACCAAAACAATCAAAAATATGAAATTTCAAAGTCCTTTGACCGAGACCTAAAAGAGTTCTGCTATCATTATCATTGGCCCGGCAATGTAAGAGAGTTATCCAATTTAGTGGAGCGATTGATGCTAACCGTTCCTACTAAAGTTCTTAAAAGAAAGGATTTACCTGACGAGTACCACACAAAGGAAGAACAAGTGACGATGACGATCGTTGATGATCAGCCACAACCAAAAATAAAAAAACTAAAAGAAGCCGTGGAAGACGCTGAAGCAGAAACATTACGTCAAGCTGCACAAACATGGAAAACAACCTATGAAATTGCTAAACAATTAGAAACAAGCCAAGCAACCGTCGTCCGTAAACTAAAAAAATATCACATTTCGTTTGAATAA
- a CDS encoding acyl-CoA dehydrogenase family protein, protein MSFELTEEQKEFQKLARDFARNEIRPVAHIYDETEEMPWEVIKKAAKLGLTSYRYPAEYGGLGINDPVTSLIITEELYWGCAGIATAINGTGLAATGIMVAGTEEQKKKYIPLFCDPDQPRLGAMGLTEPGSGSDVAAMATTAVRDGDEYVLNGTKQFITNGGIADVHVIFAQTDKEKGWDGIAAFVIDKDTPGLSMGQKERKMGVRASHTAQVILDDCRIPLENRLGGEPGTPGAISGLGALKMLEATRPSVGAAALGIARAAYEYSLDYAKERKQFGKPIIKNQAIAFKLADMATEIEAARLLLWKAAWMVKEKQPFSRGEGSMGKLFAGDTAVKTAMEAIQILGGYGYIREYPVEKFARDAKIYQIWEGTAEIQRLVISRLIEKNG, encoded by the coding sequence ATTAGCTTTGAACTGACAGAAGAACAAAAAGAATTTCAAAAACTAGCACGCGACTTTGCACGAAATGAAATTAGACCCGTTGCACACATTTACGATGAAACCGAGGAAATGCCTTGGGAAGTGATAAAAAAAGCTGCAAAACTCGGATTAACATCCTATCGTTACCCAGCTGAATATGGCGGGCTTGGAATCAATGATCCTGTCACATCACTAATCATCACTGAAGAATTATATTGGGGATGTGCAGGAATTGCAACAGCGATTAACGGTACAGGGTTAGCAGCGACAGGAATTATGGTAGCAGGAACAGAGGAGCAAAAGAAAAAATACATTCCATTATTCTGTGACCCTGATCAACCTCGACTAGGAGCGATGGGTCTGACCGAACCAGGCTCAGGGTCAGATGTAGCAGCGATGGCGACAACAGCTGTGCGTGATGGTGATGAATATGTCTTAAATGGCACAAAGCAATTTATCACGAATGGTGGTATCGCTGATGTCCATGTCATTTTTGCACAAACCGATAAAGAAAAAGGCTGGGATGGCATTGCCGCATTTGTAATCGACAAAGATACGCCTGGCTTATCGATGGGACAAAAGGAACGAAAGATGGGCGTAAGAGCTTCACATACGGCACAAGTGATCTTAGATGATTGCAGAATCCCACTTGAAAACCGATTAGGTGGAGAGCCCGGTACACCAGGAGCAATTAGTGGCTTAGGAGCATTGAAAATGTTAGAAGCGACTCGCCCATCCGTTGGTGCAGCTGCTTTAGGTATTGCAAGGGCAGCTTATGAATATTCACTAGATTATGCAAAAGAAAGAAAACAATTTGGTAAACCGATCATTAAAAACCAAGCGATTGCCTTTAAACTAGCTGATATGGCAACCGAAATTGAAGCTGCCCGTCTTTTGCTTTGGAAAGCAGCTTGGATGGTTAAAGAAAAACAACCATTTTCTCGTGGGGAAGGAAGCATGGGGAAATTATTCGCAGGCGATACAGCTGTAAAAACAGCAATGGAGGCGATTCAAATTCTTGGAGGCTACGGCTACATACGAGAATATCCTGTTGAAAAATTTGCTCGCGACGCAAAAATTTATCAAATCTGGGAAGGAACTGCAGAAATTCAACGCCTCGTCATTTCAAGATTAATCGAAAAAAATGGATAA
- a CDS encoding PaaI family thioesterase encodes MAQIEHPPSKTGPFSTKVGFVTEKSTQNEVETILKIEDHHLNAKDIVHGGVIATMVDNIIGDTLATTLNCTVVTINININYLSAAKRGDELIAKGRVIQQGYRIATGEGEITDKEGNPIAKGTGTFKVIRPKA; translated from the coding sequence ATGGCTCAGATTGAACATCCTCCTTCAAAAACAGGTCCATTTTCAACTAAGGTAGGATTTGTCACGGAGAAGTCAACCCAGAACGAAGTTGAAACCATCCTAAAAATTGAAGATCATCATTTAAATGCAAAAGATATCGTACATGGTGGTGTCATTGCAACAATGGTTGATAACATCATTGGAGATACGCTAGCTACAACCCTCAACTGTACAGTCGTAACGATTAATATAAACATTAACTACCTCTCAGCAGCTAAACGTGGAGATGAGCTGATCGCCAAGGGTAGAGTCATTCAACAAGGGTACCGAATCGCTACAGGTGAAGGTGAAATCACCGATAAAGAAGGAAACCCAATTGCTAAAGGAACAGGAACATTTAAAGTCATCCGACCGAAAGCCTAA
- a CDS encoding acyl-CoA dehydrogenase family protein gives MITMTDEIAQMKTMIKNFVENEVEPYAQQIEEEDRIPQHLVEKAKELGLFGISIPEEYGGIGLNTTGKAVVLEQLGRTHNGFVSLISAHTGIGSTGLVKLASEQLKQKYLPAMAAGEKIACFALSEPGAGSDATNLSTKAEKVGDKWILNGMKHFITNGPIADVYTVFAVTDKEKGAKGGITAFLVERDFPGLIVGKEDKKMGLRGSYTSQIIFEDCEVPEENVIGEVGMGYMSALKILGEGRIGLAARSVGSCDKLIEMSASYAKERVQFGKPISSNQGIQWILADMATETEAARQLTLKAASLVDEGKKAIKEASMAKMFATEVFNKVADKAVQIHGGMGYIAEYPIERFYRDARITKIYEGTNEIQRIVVARHILDEV, from the coding sequence ATGATTACAATGACAGATGAAATCGCACAAATGAAAACAATGATTAAGAATTTTGTAGAGAATGAAGTAGAGCCATATGCTCAACAAATTGAGGAGGAAGACCGCATTCCTCAGCATTTAGTCGAAAAAGCAAAAGAATTAGGTTTATTTGGGATTAGTATCCCTGAAGAATACGGTGGAATCGGACTGAACACAACGGGCAAAGCTGTTGTTTTAGAGCAACTTGGACGCACTCATAATGGGTTTGTTTCCTTAATTAGTGCACATACAGGAATTGGAAGTACTGGATTAGTCAAACTCGCTTCAGAGCAATTAAAACAAAAGTATTTACCTGCAATGGCAGCTGGCGAAAAAATTGCATGTTTCGCCTTATCAGAGCCAGGGGCTGGGTCCGATGCAACCAACCTATCAACTAAAGCAGAAAAAGTCGGCGATAAATGGATCCTTAATGGGATGAAACATTTCATCACAAATGGTCCAATTGCAGATGTCTACACCGTTTTTGCAGTCACAGATAAAGAAAAAGGAGCAAAAGGTGGCATCACCGCATTTTTAGTTGAACGAGATTTCCCTGGGCTCATTGTTGGTAAAGAAGATAAAAAGATGGGCTTAAGAGGGTCATATACATCGCAAATCATTTTCGAAGATTGCGAGGTTCCAGAAGAAAACGTGATCGGTGAAGTTGGTATGGGGTACATGTCAGCCTTAAAAATACTCGGTGAAGGTCGCATTGGACTTGCGGCACGTTCTGTCGGCTCTTGTGACAAACTAATTGAAATGTCCGCAAGCTACGCAAAAGAACGTGTTCAGTTCGGAAAACCGATTTCAAGTAACCAAGGGATTCAGTGGATTCTCGCTGATATGGCTACAGAAACTGAAGCGGCTAGACAGCTGACACTAAAAGCAGCTAGCTTAGTGGATGAAGGAAAAAAAGCGATCAAAGAAGCTTCCATGGCAAAAATGTTTGCCACAGAAGTATTTAATAAAGTTGCAGATAAAGCGGTACAAATCCATGGCGGTATGGGCTACATTGCCGAATACCCAATCGAGCGCTTTTACAGAGATGCCCGTATTACGAAGATCTATGAAGGCACAAATGAAATTCAACGAATCGTTGTAGCAAGACACATCTTAGATGAAGTATAA
- a CDS encoding long-chain-fatty-acid--CoA ligase, whose translation MQRWHQFYPENVSKEIDIPSMHLYQILERSEKDYPKQIAVMDKEKQWDYQELKKKVDKLATALHHLGFEKGDRLAVMFPNSAEYIVTYFAVQRLGGIVVQVNPMYQLGELEHLLENSRAQWFAGSYKQREKLQELPFCINMKAIYYTTSDVQLSDKEYDLYQLINDAQSIQLPEIEIEPKADIAVLQYTGGTTGRSKGVMLTHFNLIANIYQTFVFADGYFERPGERVLSVSPFFHVYGMTSAMNVAIFAAATIICLERFHVEKTLELMKTYKPTVFPGVPTMYIALLNHPKSSPEFLQSIKICNSGSAPMPVELIKEFEEKTGALIVEGYGLSESAPVTHRNPVTGVKKAGSIGIPIPNTESKIVDQETGEKELPVGEVGELIVKGPQVMKGYWNNEEETAKTIRDGWLYTGDLATMDEDGYFYIVGRKKDMIIAGGYNIYPVEIEDILYQHPAIEELCVFGVPDPYRGETVKAVIVSKKGVDITAEDLSQWCSNHMARYKIPKEFSFRDELPKTTVGKILRRKLIDEEIAKAKQMEKKEV comes from the coding sequence GTGCAAAGGTGGCATCAATTTTATCCTGAAAATGTTTCCAAGGAGATCGACATTCCTTCTATGCACCTCTATCAAATTTTAGAGCGTTCAGAAAAGGATTACCCGAAACAAATTGCTGTTATGGATAAAGAAAAACAGTGGGACTATCAGGAATTAAAGAAAAAAGTAGATAAACTAGCGACAGCCTTGCACCATCTAGGTTTTGAAAAAGGAGATCGTCTGGCAGTGATGTTCCCTAATTCGGCTGAATACATTGTCACGTACTTTGCTGTTCAACGTCTAGGGGGCATCGTGGTTCAAGTCAACCCAATGTACCAACTAGGAGAACTTGAACATTTACTAGAAAACTCTAGAGCCCAATGGTTTGCTGGGTCCTATAAGCAAAGAGAAAAGCTACAAGAACTGCCATTCTGTATCAACATGAAGGCGATCTATTACACAACGAGTGATGTTCAATTATCAGATAAAGAGTATGATCTCTATCAATTAATCAACGACGCACAATCTATTCAACTACCAGAGATCGAGATTGAACCAAAAGCAGATATCGCAGTCCTCCAATATACAGGGGGAACGACAGGTCGCAGTAAAGGCGTTATGCTGACTCACTTTAATTTGATCGCTAATATTTATCAAACATTTGTGTTTGCTGATGGCTATTTTGAACGCCCTGGGGAAAGAGTCTTAAGCGTTTCACCTTTCTTCCATGTGTATGGGATGACGAGTGCGATGAACGTTGCCATTTTTGCGGCAGCTACGATTATCTGTCTTGAACGCTTTCACGTTGAAAAAACATTGGAGCTCATGAAAACTTATAAACCTACTGTATTCCCTGGTGTACCAACGATGTATATTGCATTATTGAATCATCCAAAGTCATCACCAGAATTTTTACAATCGATCAAAATTTGTAATAGCGGATCTGCGCCGATGCCTGTTGAACTTATTAAAGAATTCGAAGAGAAGACTGGTGCCTTAATTGTCGAAGGATACGGTTTATCTGAGTCCGCGCCGGTCACCCATCGCAACCCGGTTACTGGGGTTAAAAAAGCTGGGAGTATCGGCATCCCTATTCCGAATACAGAATCTAAAATTGTTGATCAAGAAACAGGAGAAAAGGAGCTTCCAGTTGGTGAAGTTGGTGAACTCATCGTTAAAGGGCCTCAAGTGATGAAAGGCTACTGGAATAACGAAGAAGAAACAGCAAAGACAATCAGGGATGGCTGGTTATATACCGGTGACTTAGCAACAATGGATGAAGATGGCTACTTTTACATCGTCGGTCGTAAAAAAGATATGATCATTGCAGGTGGCTATAATATCTATCCCGTTGAAATTGAGGATATCCTTTACCAACATCCGGCGATCGAGGAGCTTTGTGTCTTCGGTGTACCAGACCCTTATCGTGGTGAAACAGTAAAAGCAGTGATCGTTTCAAAAAAAGGGGTAGATATTACCGCTGAGGACTTGAGCCAATGGTGCTCTAATCATATGGCTCGGTATAAAATCCCGAAAGAATTCAGCTTCAGAGATGAATTACCGAAAACAACCGTTGGTAAGATTCTACGCCGGAAATTGATTGATGAAGAAATTGCAAAGGCAAAACAAATGGAAAAAAAGGAGGTATGA
- a CDS encoding thiolase family protein, whose protein sequence is MTEAVIVSAVRTPIAKKGGALATVDPSIYGGRVIEEAIQRSGIEGTNVDDVIFGNCLSGGGNMARLSLLQAGLPHSVPGVTIDRQCGSGINSVALAAEAIIAGRATITVAGGTESMSRSPYLLAPQERTYDRVPPKFVKRQLAPDHIGDPPMGITAENLVEKYKISREEQDEFALESQQKMASAMEQGLFDEQIVPITIKGRKGEVTFSKDEHPRPDVTHEGLEKLAPVFKKGGSVTAGNSSGVNDGASALVLMSKAEAQARNLEPLAIVKDWTVAGVDPNIMGIGPVPAIQKLLKRTDLSLDDIDLIEVNEAFASQVLACDRELSFDRQKLNVNGGAIAHGHPIAATGGMLVTKLAYEMKRRDVKRGLVSACIGGGQGIALLLER, encoded by the coding sequence ATGACTGAAGCTGTTATTGTATCAGCCGTGCGAACACCGATTGCGAAAAAAGGCGGCGCACTAGCGACTGTGGACCCATCCATTTATGGCGGTCGAGTGATTGAAGAAGCGATTCAACGTTCTGGGATTGAAGGAACAAACGTCGATGATGTTATCTTTGGAAATTGCCTCTCAGGAGGAGGGAATATGGCAAGGTTGTCATTACTTCAAGCAGGACTCCCACATTCGGTTCCCGGAGTTACGATCGATCGCCAATGTGGGTCTGGGATTAATAGTGTCGCACTTGCTGCTGAAGCGATTATTGCTGGCAGAGCAACGATCACAGTCGCAGGTGGAACAGAAAGCATGTCGCGTTCACCTTATTTGCTTGCGCCGCAAGAACGAACATACGATAGAGTCCCACCTAAATTTGTAAAAAGACAACTAGCACCCGATCATATTGGAGATCCTCCAATGGGCATTACAGCTGAGAATCTCGTAGAGAAATATAAGATTTCTAGAGAAGAGCAAGACGAATTTGCGCTCGAAAGTCAGCAAAAAATGGCATCAGCCATGGAACAAGGTCTTTTTGATGAACAAATCGTTCCCATTACGATTAAAGGTCGAAAAGGGGAGGTCACATTTTCCAAGGATGAACATCCAAGGCCTGATGTCACCCACGAAGGCCTTGAGAAACTAGCCCCTGTGTTCAAAAAGGGAGGTAGTGTAACGGCTGGAAATTCGTCAGGTGTCAATGACGGAGCATCCGCACTTGTCCTGATGTCAAAGGCTGAGGCCCAAGCTAGAAACCTAGAACCTCTAGCCATTGTTAAGGACTGGACAGTCGCTGGTGTTGATCCAAATATTATGGGAATTGGACCCGTTCCAGCCATTCAAAAACTACTAAAGCGAACGGACTTAAGTTTAGATGACATTGACCTTATTGAAGTTAATGAGGCCTTTGCTTCACAAGTACTTGCCTGTGATCGCGAACTATCCTTTGACCGACAAAAACTGAATGTCAATGGTGGTGCAATCGCTCACGGCCATCCGATAGCTGCCACTGGCGGTATGCTCGTTACAAAGCTTGCTTATGAAATGAAGCGTCGTGATGTTAAACGCGGACTCGTTTCCGCATGTATCGGCGGTGGCCAAGGAATTGCTTTACTTTTAGAAAGATAG
- a CDS encoding 3-hydroxyacyl-CoA dehydrogenase family protein, producing MNIEQINHISVIGSGAMGSQIAMVCALAGYEVTLQDINEESLAKAKESLTGHMERRIKKGRLTVDEVNRAFNRLSFENKLEEAVKETDYVIEAIVEKVDVKRELFQQLDELTPPHTILATNSSTIVSSQIADATKRPEKVCNMHFFNPALVMELVEVVQGPHTSEETANVTVELTNKINKRPILLKKEISGFVANRILGKLMNEAIYLLENEIATPEEIDLACTKALNHPIGPFALIDLTGLDVHYNVRMQRYEESGNEEDKPSETIIEKVERGELGRKAGKGFYTYS from the coding sequence ATGAATATCGAACAAATTAATCATATAAGTGTCATTGGTTCTGGCGCCATGGGTTCACAAATTGCGATGGTTTGTGCACTTGCTGGTTACGAGGTAACACTACAAGATATTAACGAAGAAAGCCTTGCAAAAGCAAAGGAATCTTTAACAGGCCATATGGAACGTCGCATTAAAAAAGGGAGACTTACCGTTGATGAAGTGAATAGAGCATTTAATCGCTTATCTTTTGAAAACAAATTAGAAGAAGCAGTCAAAGAGACCGACTACGTCATTGAAGCAATCGTTGAAAAAGTAGACGTAAAAAGAGAACTCTTTCAACAACTCGATGAATTAACGCCACCACATACGATTCTTGCTACAAACAGTTCAACAATTGTTAGTTCTCAGATTGCTGATGCAACGAAGCGTCCGGAAAAAGTATGCAATATGCACTTCTTTAATCCGGCACTGGTGATGGAGCTCGTTGAAGTTGTTCAAGGGCCACATACGTCAGAAGAAACTGCAAATGTAACAGTTGAACTCACTAACAAGATCAATAAACGACCAATCTTGTTAAAGAAAGAAATTTCAGGCTTTGTCGCAAACCGGATTCTAGGAAAATTAATGAATGAGGCGATCTACTTACTAGAAAATGAAATTGCAACACCCGAAGAAATTGACCTTGCATGTACAAAAGCATTAAATCACCCGATTGGACCATTTGCTTTAATTGACTTAACGGGTCTAGATGTTCACTATAACGTCCGCATGCAACGTTACGAGGAATCAGGGAATGAAGAGGATAAACCATCAGAAACAATCATAGAGAAAGTTGAACGAGGAGAACTCGGTCGCAAAGCAGGAAAAGGTTTCTATACGTACAGCTAA
- a CDS encoding enoyl-CoA hydratase/isomerase family protein, translating to MNYKNISLEITEKLAYITINRPDVRNALNKDTLDEIVSALDVVRTEDQVGCVIFTGAGEKSFAAGADIGQLPDKTMLDALKVEGMQQVYDLIESYEKPTIAMVNGFALGGGCELAMSCDIRLASTNAKFGLPELNLSIIPGAGGTQRLARIVGKGKAMEMILTGKIITAEEAKQFGLISEVTDPSELKAKTEEIAAQILSKGPLAVKLAKLSVNLGSETDIKTGLAIEKLSQAILFASEDKNEGTKAFLEKRKPNFSGK from the coding sequence TTGAATTATAAAAACATATCACTCGAAATTACTGAAAAGCTTGCTTACATCACGATTAATCGTCCAGATGTTCGCAATGCGTTAAATAAAGATACACTCGACGAGATTGTCTCCGCACTAGACGTTGTTAGGACAGAGGATCAAGTCGGATGCGTCATCTTTACAGGGGCTGGCGAAAAATCATTTGCCGCAGGCGCTGACATCGGTCAATTACCAGATAAAACCATGCTAGATGCTCTCAAAGTTGAAGGCATGCAGCAAGTATATGATCTTATTGAAAGTTATGAAAAGCCAACGATTGCAATGGTAAACGGTTTTGCTCTTGGGGGCGGCTGTGAATTAGCAATGTCCTGTGATATTCGCCTCGCATCAACAAATGCAAAATTCGGACTTCCAGAACTCAACCTTTCCATTATCCCAGGCGCTGGCGGTACACAACGCCTTGCAAGAATTGTTGGTAAAGGGAAAGCAATGGAGATGATTCTAACCGGAAAAATTATTACGGCTGAAGAAGCGAAGCAATTCGGACTTATTAGTGAAGTCACTGACCCGAGCGAATTAAAAGCAAAAACAGAAGAAATCGCGGCGCAAATTTTATCAAAAGGTCCATTAGCTGTCAAATTAGCGAAACTATCCGTTAACCTTGGAAGTGAAACCGACATTAAAACCGGCCTAGCGATCGAAAAGCTTTCTCAAGCGATCTTGTTTGCTTCTGAAGATAAAAATGAGGGAACAAAGGCATTTTTAGAAAAGCGTAAACCAAATTTTTCTGGAAAGTAA
- a CDS encoding PaaI family thioesterase produces the protein MSKTIQELKTNFETSSFFTHLGFEIVRCDEEEIILKLPIQEHLINTNQTVHGGVYATMLDNIISMVVRSAVKAPIVTVSLNIHYLAPAKEGYLLAKAKVLQQGYRIVAGEGEIYDQDNRLLAKGNGTFKVNRPK, from the coding sequence TTGTCCAAAACGATTCAAGAATTAAAAACAAATTTTGAAACTAGTTCATTCTTTACTCATCTTGGCTTTGAAATCGTCCGCTGTGATGAAGAAGAAATTATTTTAAAACTACCGATTCAAGAGCATTTAATTAACACGAACCAAACCGTTCATGGTGGTGTATATGCGACGATGCTCGATAACATCATTAGCATGGTCGTTCGATCAGCTGTTAAGGCACCAATTGTAACGGTGAGTTTAAATATTCATTACCTTGCCCCGGCAAAAGAAGGTTACTTACTTGCAAAAGCAAAGGTCCTTCAGCAAGGCTATCGAATCGTCGCTGGAGAAGGCGAGATCTATGACCAAGACAATCGGTTGCTAGCCAAAGGCAACGGTACATTTAAAGTCAATCGCCCAAAATAA
- a CDS encoding electron transfer flavoprotein subunit beta/FixA family protein produces MDIVVILKRTFDTEEKITINNGTIDDSGAEFVINPYDEYAVEEAILLRDEHGGEVTVVTVGDEEAEKELRTALAMGADKAVLIDNEEVEESDQYTTATLLATYLKDQDFDIILGGNVAVDGGSGQVGPRVAQLLEIPQVTTITNLSIDGATATIERDVEGDQETIEVSLPVLVTAQQGLNEPRYPSLPGIMKAKKKPLETLDLDDLDLDEEDVESKTKRIDVFLPPEKQAGKVLDGDIEEQTKELVSLLRNEAKVI; encoded by the coding sequence TTGGATATCGTTGTGATTTTAAAACGTACATTTGATACCGAAGAAAAAATAACCATTAATAACGGGACAATCGATGATAGCGGTGCTGAATTTGTTATCAATCCTTATGACGAGTATGCGGTCGAGGAAGCGATTCTCTTAAGGGATGAACATGGTGGTGAAGTCACTGTTGTAACTGTTGGTGATGAAGAAGCCGAAAAAGAGTTACGTACAGCTCTAGCCATGGGTGCTGACAAAGCCGTTCTTATCGATAATGAAGAGGTTGAAGAGAGTGACCAATATACGACAGCTACATTGCTAGCTACGTACTTAAAAGATCAAGACTTTGACATTATTTTAGGCGGTAATGTTGCGGTTGACGGCGGCTCAGGCCAAGTCGGACCACGGGTTGCTCAATTACTAGAGATCCCACAAGTCACTACAATAACTAACCTTTCCATTGACGGAGCAACAGCAACGATCGAACGAGACGTCGAGGGGGACCAAGAAACGATCGAAGTCTCTCTTCCTGTCCTAGTGACGGCCCAACAAGGACTCAACGAACCTCGTTATCCATCACTACCAGGAATAATGAAAGCGAAAAAGAAGCCGCTTGAAACGTTAGATTTAGATGACCTTGATCTCGATGAAGAGGATGTAGAGTCTAAGACGAAGCGAATCGATGTATTTTTACCACCTGAAAAACAAGCAGGGAAAGTCTTAGATGGTGACATTGAAGAACAAACAAAAGAACTTGTTTCATTGTTAAGAAACGAAGCAAAAGTCATATAA